In the genome of Tissierellales bacterium, the window TTTACCTAATATTTCGTTATTATTATTCATAATAACTATATTTTCCTGGCCTTCATCTTTAAATAAAAGCACCAAATCTTCATTTTTCTCTGTAATATTAGCAATTTGTGGATTAGATTCAATAGTTTGAGCTATTTCTCCATTATTGTTTAAAAGTTCTATCTGGCCTGTCCCCTTACTACATAAATAGATAAATTTATTCCCTAGAAAAACCAATCCTTCGTCAACATTTATATTTTTTTCCCATTTCTTTGAACCATTTAAATCATAAGCTAATAATTTTCCACCATCCTTTTTAATAATAATATTACCATATACATTTGCCTCTTCATTCTCAAAATTCATAGGTATAGTTTCAACGGTCTCGAAAGTTTTCTTTATTTTAAATAAAGAACCTACCTTAGAAACAAATTCTCCTTTATACCCGGTTTTAAAAACTACTACAATAGCTATTCCAAATATTATGAGAAATATCTTAAATCCCTTTTTATCTTTCTTAACTTCCCTTTTTTCCATTTCTAATTCTCCTTAAATATAATATATTTTAATTCTCCGTTAAACTTCATAGCACACTTTATCTTTAACCCTATCTCTGGTATAATAAATGTATCGATACATTTATTATTGGAGGTATAGTTATGGATATTAAATTAGATAAAAATATTAATACTCCTTTATATATTCAAATATATACTCAAATTAAAAACCTAATTGAAAATAACCATTTAAAGGAAGGAGAAAAACTCCCTTCTATTAGAAGTTTAGCAAAAAAACTTAAGGTTAACAATATAACTATTGTAAATGCTTACAAAATTTTAGAAGAAGAAGATTTAGTATATTCAAAAGAAGGTAGCGGTACCTATGTATCTACTAAATCTATCCCTTTGAATCTTCCATATATTGAGAATGAGAGTATTGATTTAATGACTAGCGGTATACTTACACTATCAAAGAATAGTATTAATTTTGCTAGTGTATCTCCTATTCCAGAACTATTTCCTATAGAAGAATTTAAACAAGTCTTAATTGAAGTATTAGATCGAGATAAAGGCAAAGCTTTCGTATATCCAGAAATAAATGGTTATACCCCTTTAAGAGAATCTATATCTATATTCCTTAAAAAAAATTATACTACAGATGTAGATAAAAATCAGATACAAATTATTTCTGGTGGACAACAGGGAATTGACATTGTAGCTAAAACATTAATTCAACCAGGAGATTATGTTTTTTTGGAAGATCCAACTTATTCTGGAGCTGTAGCTGCTTTTAAATCTAGGGGAGCAAATATCATTGGCATTCCTATATTAGAGAATGGTATTGACTTAAATACTTTAGAAAAATATATAAATAAATATCATCCAAAGTTTTTATATATTATGCCTAATTATCAAAGCCCCACTACTTATTCTTATAGTGAAGAAAAGAAAGAAAAACTACTTAATATAGCTTACAAAAATAACTTATATATTATAGAAGATGATTTTTTATCTGACTTAAATTATACAGATCATGAAAAACTTCCACTTAAGGCTATGGATAGACAGGATCAGGTAATTTATATAAAAAGTTTTTCAAAAATATTTATGCCTGGAATAAGAATAGGATTTTTAACTGTACCATGTATTCTTTTAAAGGACATTACAAAAGCAAAGCACCTTACAGATATATCTTCATCAGGATTTATTCAAAGGGCTTTCGATCTTTATTTAAGAAGAGACCTATGGAAAAGTCATATTGAACATATTATTTCAGTATATAATAAAAAATATAATCTTATAGTTAATGAAGCAAAGAAATTACAAAAACATAATGTCACCTTTTCTGAGCCTAAAGGTGGGTTAAGCCTATGGCTTAAACTACCTAAGGACATAAATACCTTTGAATTATATGAAGAATGTACTAAAAATAATGTAATTATAGTGCCAGGGGAAATATTTTATATAGATAATAATAATAAAAATAAAAACTATATAAGAATAAGTTTTGGCACTGTAAATGAAGAACAGATAGTTGATGGATTTAGAGTAATCAATAATTGTATTGGAAGAAATGGTATCAACGGTAATGCTAAATTCATACCTTTTATATAGTGAAAATATCTTGTTACTTCCCTATGGCACCAAGAGTTTCCCTTGGTATTCATATTCCTATTCGTGAATTACCCTACTTATAGAAGTAGATGACTTCCTGTCTCCTAGAACATTGCCCAATAACTAGGTCTTATGTATTCTCCACAAGCCTGACCTCAGGTAGTTCCTGCCCTAGATACCGACATTATGAGTATCTTTAGTATCTTGGATATTTTACACATAGAAGGAATGACTTACAGCCTAGTTATTGCATTTTCAATCAATCGGTTTCTCTATGCAACCCTACATATCCAGTTATCAAATAACTATCATAATATAATTTTATCATATTTTTAGAGTATTCGTAATTCATCTCCAACTTATAGAATATAGAAGAATTCTTGCTAAAAGAGGTTAAATACCCTTTTTAATATCAAGGGATCTCATCCCCGGCAACCTTAATTTAAGTTTATAATAGAAGTGCCTGATAGGCCAACCTTAATTTAGGTTTATAATAGAAGTGCCTAATAGGCCAACCTTAATTAATTTTTAAGTTCTAATACTTTTCAACATCATTATTATAATTATAGTTACACCTATATATCCATATATAGGATATAGAAATTTTACTAAAGTAGAGAATCCTAATTTAGCAAGAGGAATGGAAATTAAACAAAATAATAAAGAAAACAAAGGATTCTTTTCTCCTTTTAATACTCTTTCGTTGAAACCAAATCCATTAGCTATAGCAGTAGTAAACATAGCTATCAAAATAATAAAACTAAAATACTTTCTATATATTCCCCCTGCATACCCAGAAACTTTAAGCATTGGTATTTCCAAAGAATAGACTTCAGAATAATGAATAAGAAGTGGAAGTAATATAAATATTCCAAGAATTCCAAGTATAGTTCCACCAATAATTCCACCTTTTATTGCCACTTTTTTATCTTTAATAAGTGGACCTAAGGATGAAAAAACCACAAATATTAAAAGACTATTAAAACTTACATATAGAAAAGAAGAAGTTATTATATTCCCTTTATTAGTCATATTTACCCCATATATATTACTAAAACTTAGACCTTCCTCTAATACTACATTAAGCCCTATAAAAACTATTCCTATAATAAGTATAGGAACTAAAACAGAATTTATAAAAGACAATCCTTTTAAACTGAATAAAAATACTATAAAGCATATAATAGCCATTAAGTATATTCCAATATTTAGTGAAAGCCCAAATTCCTCATGAAATATAGCTCCACTCCCAGAGACCATAACGCAGAATCCAGTAAATAGTGAAAAAGTTATTATTGTATCTACTACAAATCCTATTTTTTCCCCAAATAAATAATCAATCAATTCTTTATAATTTTTTATATTATTTTTATGTACTTGTATTAATAAAAAAGATCCAATTAATGAGAATAAAATACTACTAATAATTATCCCCCAAAAACCTTTCACCCCATATATGCCAAAAAAGTCTACTATTTCTCTTCCTGATGCAAAGCCAGCCCCTATAATAGTACCAACATATATGAAAGACAGCCTTAAATAATCTTTTCTCATAATAATGCCCCCTAAACTATGCTACACTATCTTATGCTAATTAATCCTATTCCTAAGGAGGCTTATCCTATAACTAGATTAAGTTAAAGTTAGTCTAAAGAGCAAATAATATATTAAAAAAGCTTATCTTAATTATGTATTATTGAAAAGATACCTTGCAGATTATAAAATTATAGAAAGATATACATATATGAAAAAGTTGCATATGACATTATATCAACTCCTACTGAATTGGTTTTTTATTTTATATCTAATTTATATTCTAACATTAAGATCTTTACTTTCTAAAAGAATCTCACTTATATCTTCCTATTCTCATAATTTTATTTAACTCTAAGCTTTTTTAGCAAAAATTTTCCTATCTTCTATAGGTGATGATAGTTTACGGTATAAAAAGTTATACAAAATAATGTCTTGTCTTATAATTAACATTAAGTTTAAGTTAAGTTAAAATAATTATACTTTAGAAAAACCTTATATTTTATTTTCTTATATATGATGTTCAATAGAATCAAAAACAAAAATAAATATACCTTGGTAGGTGAGGTTACTACAGAATATGGGTTGCTGCCGTAAGAGAGTGGAAACACTCTACGCGGTGAGCAGGTTTTATCGCAAGGCTAAGTTAATATTTTTTATTGGTTAATCTGCATTAACTGGTGAATCAGACCATGTTGAAAAGTTTTCTAATTATAAGGATACAAGAAAAGAAGAAATGCTGAATATTTGTTCCCTAGTTGAAATAAATGGAGATTAGATAAAATCTAATCTCCATTTTACTTAATATTTTGTTATTTCACTAATATCTTCCTTTCTCAATTCTTTAAGGAATGAGAAACAAGCAAAAATCATTACAAAGGCAAAGGGAAATGCAGCTACAATTGAGCTAGTTTGAAGCACTTGTAACCCGCCTGCTAATAACAATGAAAGAGCCATTAAAGATTGAATAATCCCCCATATTACTTTTGTTTTAGTATCAGGATTTAAATCTCCATTTCTAGACATCATACCTAAGACAAATGTTGCAGAATCGGCAGAAGTAACAAAAAATGTACATAATAAAACTATTGCAACTAAAGATATTATACTTCCTAAGGGAATATGTTCCATAACTACAAACAATGCTGTTTCAGTAACTTCAATTGCTTTTACTGCAATTTCTGGTCCTAAATTTATTCCAGCTGCCCCAAATACTGCAAACCATAAAAAAGAGCCTAAAGCAGGAATTAATGATACTCCTAGAATAAATTCCCTTATAGTTCTTCCTCTAGATATACGGGCAATAAATACACCAACAAATGGAGCCCATGCAATCCACCATGCCCAATAAAATATTCTCCAACTATTAAGCCACCCATTATCGCCAAAAGCATTTATTTTAAAGCTCTCTTCTATAATATTTGAAAAATACATGCCTATTCCATTTGTAAAAGAGTTTAATATTTTTACTGTCGGTCCTAATATCAATGTTAACACCATAAGTGCTGTAGCTAACGCTACATTTGTATTAGACAAAATTTTAATTCCTTTATCTAGTCCTGAAATTGCTGAAAACATAAATAAAAATGTTACAATAATAATTATTAAAATATGCACAAATGTATTTATGGGAACCCCAAATAAATAATTTAGCCCACTATTAATTTGAAGAACCCCTAAACCCAGAGAAGTTGCAACGCCAGCAACTGTTGCAAAGATAGCTAATATATCTATAAATTTACCAATTGGACCTTGAGCCTTTTTTTCTCCTAATAAAGGAATAAAAATACTACTTATTAAACCAGGTTTATTCTTTCTAAACTGCATATAGGCTAATGGAAGTGCTATTATGGCATAATTTGCCCAAGGATGAATTCCCCAATGTAAAAATGATGAAGCAATTGCATAGTTTGCAGCTTCAGATGTAGCA includes:
- a CDS encoding PLP-dependent aminotransferase family protein → MDIKLDKNINTPLYIQIYTQIKNLIENNHLKEGEKLPSIRSLAKKLKVNNITIVNAYKILEEEDLVYSKEGSGTYVSTKSIPLNLPYIENESIDLMTSGILTLSKNSINFASVSPIPELFPIEEFKQVLIEVLDRDKGKAFVYPEINGYTPLRESISIFLKKNYTTDVDKNQIQIISGGQQGIDIVAKTLIQPGDYVFLEDPTYSGAVAAFKSRGANIIGIPILENGIDLNTLEKYINKYHPKFLYIMPNYQSPTTYSYSEEKKEKLLNIAYKNNLYIIEDDFLSDLNYTDHEKLPLKAMDRQDQVIYIKSFSKIFMPGIRIGFLTVPCILLKDITKAKHLTDISSSGFIQRAFDLYLRRDLWKSHIEHIISVYNKKYNLIVNEAKKLQKHNVTFSEPKGGLSLWLKLPKDINTFELYEECTKNNVIIVPGEIFYIDNNNKNKNYIRISFGTVNEEQIVDGFRVINNCIGRNGINGNAKFIPFI
- a CDS encoding BCCT family transporter; translated protein: MKKQDNKVFYISIIIVLLISLWGIFAPESLGNRADKIFNFLTDKFGWFYLITMFFFVVFIMFIAFSRYGNIKLGPNDSEPDYSYISWFAMLFSAGMGIGLVFWGVAEPLNHYINPPVGIEAATSEAANYAIASSFLHWGIHPWANYAIIALPLAYMQFRKNKPGLISSIFIPLLGEKKAQGPIGKFIDILAIFATVAGVATSLGLGVLQINSGLNYLFGVPINTFVHILIIIIVTFLFMFSAISGLDKGIKILSNTNVALATALMVLTLILGPTVKILNSFTNGIGMYFSNIIEESFKINAFGDNGWLNSWRIFYWAWWIAWAPFVGVFIARISRGRTIREFILGVSLIPALGSFLWFAVFGAAGINLGPEIAVKAIEVTETALFVVMEHIPLGSIISLVAIVLLCTFFVTSADSATFVLGMMSRNGDLNPDTKTKVIWGIIQSLMALSLLLAGGLQVLQTSSIVAAFPFAFVMIFACFSFLKELRKEDISEITKY